The Dehalococcoidia bacterium genomic interval CACCGCCGCATAGGTCCGCAGCGTACGCATCGCCGCCCCCTCGTCTCACCGCTCGCACCGTGCGTCGGTTTCCCGATCGTGTATCCCGACATGGTACGCCATAGCGGCGGCGCGCGGCGGCCGGCGACGCGCGCCGCCGCGCTCGGAGGAAGCGAAGACATCAGAGGAAGTGAGTGTGTTCGTCCGCGATCCTGAAGGCACAGAGCTACGCCGGGCCGCCGCGGCCACGAACAACCTGGCAGACCCTACACCCTGCGCCCTGCGCCCTATGCATGAATGTTGACCAGGTCGCCCACGCCGACCCAGCTCCACATGAAGTGGGCGTCGGATTCGACCATGCCGACGCAGCCGTGGCTGGTGGGCGTGCGGCCGAAGACGGAGAGCGGGCGCCAGTAGTTGTCGTGCAGCGCGTGGCCTTCGTTGGTGAAGTACTGCGTCCAGAGCACGTGGTCGAGGTCGTAGCCGTCCGGGCTGTCGATCGGAATGCCGATGCCGGCCGAGGTCATCGTCTCGTCGGCCACGCGGTAGAGGATGCGGAACTGGCCCCGCGGCGTCTCCCAGCCGGGCATGCCCGTCGTCACCAGCACCACGCGTACGATCTCGCCGCCGGACATGGCGCAGGCCGCCTGCTGCGAGAGGTTCACGTCCACCCAGTGCTCGCCGGGCGCGATGTTGGCCGGGATCGGCACGGTGATGATGTCGTTGGGGTCGTCGTCAGCGCGGGCGCCGCGCAGCGAGGCGGCGAGCGCCAGGCCGGCGCCGGCGAAGACGGGAATGCTGCTGAGGAAGCGGCGGCGGTCGATTCGCGCGCGGAGGCCGGGTTGCCGCATCGCTGGCTCCTTCGCCAGGTGAGATGGCTGGCACAGCCGGGTGGGGAGCAACGCGGGGCCGCGCCGCTCCCATTTGTCGGCTATCGTGCCGTGACGGTCAAGGCGCGTGGGAATAGCCTATGTCACGACGATTCGCGGGCGCGCGAGTCGAAGATCAGCGTCACCGGGCCGTCGTTGACCAGCGACACGCGCATCTTCGCGCCGAACATGCCCGTCTGCGCCGGCACGCCGCGCTCGCGCAGCAGCGCCGCCACGCGCTCGACCAGCGGCGCGGCGATCTCGGGCGGCGCAGCGGCGGTGAAGCCGGGCCGGCGGCCGTGGCGCGTGTCGCCCAGCAGGGTGAACTGGCTCACGACCAGCGCCGCGCCGCCGACCTCGGAGACGCCACGGTTGAAGCGGCCCGCCGCGTCGGCGAAGATGCGCACCTCGGCCAGCTTGCGGGCCGTCCATTCGGCGTCGGCCTCGCTATCGCCGGCGGCCACGCCAAGCAGCACGAGCATGCCCGGTCCGATCGCCGCGATCTCGCGGCCATCGACTTCGACGGAGGCACGCTCGACACGCTGCAGAACGGCGCGCATGGTTACCCGATCGCTGGCCGGCGGCGCCGTCTGCAGCGGCCCGCGGGCAGGGTTGCCAGAGCCGGCGTGAGCGGATGCCAGGCCGAGGGCTCGCGGCCCGGTGGTCTCAGTCGGCCGCGGCGGCCGGGGCAGCCGAACTGGTGGACGAGCTGGACGAGTCGCTCGCGGCCGGTGCGCCGGATTCGGCGGGCTTCGCCGCCTCGCTGCTCGCCGCCGCGGGCTCGCCGCGGTCGGTGCCGGCGCCGCTCTTGCGGCTGTCGGTGACGTACCAGCCGCTGCCCTTGAAGACGATCGCCGGCGGCGTCAGCACGCGCCGGGCCTCGCCCTGGCAGACGGGGCATTCCTGCACCGACGGGGCGTTGAAGCCCTCGCGCTTTTCATACTGATGCCCGCAAACGTTGCAGCGGTAGTCGTAACGCGGCATCCGCGTCCTCCTGGACCGTTCCGGTGGCGATGGCCGGGGAATTCGCGGCGGCTGCCGCGAGACGAATCCATGACAATTCTAGGCGATTTAGCACTCTGGTGCAATTGCTGCTAATAATTGATCACATTATCAAACCGTTTCCCGGCTTGCCGGCGCCGTGCGCCCGTGGTAGCCTGACAGGCGGATACAGACCGAACAGCGGGCGTCTGCCGCAGCGCCGTGATGGCCTGCGGCAAATTTGCGGCGCCTGGAGTGCGGCGCGGCCGGCAAGCGGCGGCGCCGCGCGAGCGAGAGAGGAAGCGCAGCATGCCACCACAAATCTCGATGAAGCAACTGCTTGAGGCCGGCGTACACTTCGGCCACCAGACGCGCCGCTGGGATCCGCGCATGCGGCGCTTCATCTTCACCGAGCGCAACGGCATCCACATCCTCGACCTGCAGCAAACGGTGACGCGCCTGAACACGGCCTACGACTTCGTGCGCGATCTCGTCGCCGGCGGCGGCACGCTGCTCTTCGTCGGCACCAAGAAGCAGGCGCAAGAGGCGATCGAGACCGAGGCGAAGCGCTGCCACATGCCCTATGTCAACAACCGCTGGCTGGGCGGCACGCTCACCAACTTCCAGACGATCCAGTCGCGCATCGACCATTTGGTGCGGCTGGAAGAGGCGAAGGCGCGCGGCGAGTTCGACCGGCTGCCCAAGAAGGAGATCGGCCAGCTCGACGAAGAGATCGAGCGGCTGAACCGGCACTTCGGCGGCGTCAAGGAGATGACGCGCCTGCCCGTCGCGCTGTTCATCGTCGATACGCCCAAAGAACACATCGCTATCACCGAGGCGGTGCGGCTGGGCGTGCCGATCGTGGCGATGTGCGACACGAACAGCAACCCGGACGTGATCGACTACCCCATTCCTTCCAACGACGACGCGATCCGCGCCGTCAAGCTGATCACCGGCCGCCTCGCCGACGCCGCGCTCGAAGGCGCCCAGGCGCGCGAGTACGCCGAGCAAGAAGGGCTCTCCGCCAACCTGGAGGGCATGGACGTGAGCGCCACCTTCAGCGCCTCGCCCGACGAGGAGCCGCCGGCGCCGGCGGACGCGGCGGGCGAGGAAGAAGCGCAGAGCGCCGAAACCGAGTCGTAATCGCTGCCGCGGCGCGGCGGCATTCAACCCGGGCAGCAGCGCCCCACGCGGAGGGCACGCTCCGCGCGGGCGGCGCACGGCCTGTGCCGCGCACCCGTCGCGCGGCGGACTGGAGAGGAAACGAGAGCGATGGCAGTGTCGCCCGACATGGTTAAGAAGCTGCGCGACGAGAGCGGCGCCGGCGTGATGGCCTGCAAGAAGGCGCTGGAGAAGGCCGAGGCCGAGGGGCTGAGCGGCGACGCGCAGTGGAAGCGCGCCACGCTCATCCTTGAAGAAGAGGGCGCCGAGAAGATGGCGCGACGCCAGGACCGCGAGGCGTCGCAGGGGCTGATCGAAGCCTATGTGCACGGCGGCCGCATCGGCGTGCTGGTGGAGCTGAACTGCGAGACGGACTTCGTCGCCCGCAACGAGGCGTTTCGCACGCTCGCGCACGACGTAGCGCTGCAGATCGCGTCGATGAACCCGCAATACCTGGACGCGAACGAGATTCCGGCCGGCGAAGAGGGCAAGCCGGAGGAGCTGGCGCTGCTGAGCCAGCCTTTCATCCGCGACTCCGGCCGCACGATCGCCGATCTCGTGGCCGAGGTCAGCCGCACCACGGGCGAAGTCGTACGCGTGCGCCGCTTCCAGCGCTACGAGCTGGGGCAGTAGGGAGGGTTGGCGGTGTCGGGTGCAGCGGGCGCCGCAACAGCGCCGATCGCGTTTCCACACCCCACGCCCTACCCGAAGGGATAGCCATGCCGGGACCGGCTTACCGACGAATCGTGCTCAAGCTCAGCGGCGAGGCCCTGCGCGGTGACGCGGCCTACGGCATCGACAACGATGTGCTCCACCTGATCGCACGGCAGATCCAGAACGCCGCCATGCTCGCCACCGAGATCGCCATCGTCGTCGGCGGCGGCAACATCTGGCGCGGCGCCGCGGCCAGCGAGGCGGGCATGGAACGGGCCACCGCCGACTACGCCGGCATGCTGGCCACGGTGATCAACGCGCTCGCCCTGCAGTCGGAACTGGAGAAGATCGGGCTCGTCGTGCGCACGCAGACGGCGATCAACATCGCCCAGGTGGCCGAGCCCTACATCTACCGCCGCGCGATCCGCCACCTCGAAAAAGGGCGGATCGTGATCTTCGCCGCCGGCACCGGCAACCCCTACATGTCCACGGACACGGCTGCCGCCTTGCGCGCCGTCGAGATCGGCGCCGAAGTGCTGCTGATGGCGAAGAACCGCGTGGACGGCGTCTACGACGCGGACCCGAGTAAAGTCCCCGGAGCGCGCAAGTTCCAGCGCGTCAGTTACAGTGAAGCCCTGGCGCGGCGCCTTGCGGTGATGGACAGCACGGCGCTCGCCCTGTGCATGGAGAACGATCTGCCGATCATTGTCTTCGACCTGGCCGCCGAGCACAGCATCGAACGCGCCGTGGCCGGCGAGCAGATCGGCACCTTCGTCGGCGGCAAGGAGACGGTGCTCGTCGAAGGCAGCTCCGTGGCGTAGCCTGAACATGGGCGCCGGGCTGCGGTCTGTGTGCGTGAGGTGAACTGTGATTCAGGATGTCATGGCCACCGCCAAAGATCACATGAACAAAACGGTGGAGGCGACGCGGCGCGAGCTGGCCTCGATCCGCTCCGGCCGCGCCAGCCCCGGCCTGGTCGAGCACGTGCGCGTCGAGCTGCACGGCGTGCCCACGCCGATCACACACATGGCCACGGTCAACGCCCCGGAAGCCAGGCTGCTGACGATCCAGCCCTGGGACCGCAGCACGCTGGGCCTGATCGAGAAGGCGATCCTGAAATCCGACCTCGGCCTCAACCCCAGCAACGACGGCGCCATGATCCGCCTGCCGATCCCGCCGCTCAACGAGCAGCGCCGCAAAGAGCTGGTGAAGATGGTGCACGCCCGCGTCGAAGAGGGGCGCGTGGCCGTGCGCAACATCCGCCGCGACGCCTCCGACGGGATCAAGAAGCTGGAGCGCAACAAGGAGATCTCCGCTGACGAGGCCCGCCGCGTCCAGGATCAGCTGCAGAAGCTGACCGACGGCAGCGTGGGCGAGGTGGATAAGCTGGGCCAGCAGAAGGAACAGGAGCTGATGGAGGTCTGATGCCTTCCACGGCGGCGCCCAGCAACGGCACTCGCTCGGCAGCAGCCGGCAGCGAACCCTCTGCGGCGGCCGGCGCCGCTCAGCCATGGGCGGAGTCGGCCATGCCCCGGCCGGGCGCTCCGGCGCCACGCCACGTCGCGATCATCATGGACGGCAACGGCCGCTGGGCGAAGCAGCGTGGCCTCTCGCGCAAGGCCGGACACGACGCCGGCGCCGAGAACCTGCGCCGCGTGATCCGCCATATGGCCGAGGCCGGCGTCGAATGCCTGACGCTCTACGCCTTCTCCACCGAGAACTGGAGCCGGCCGAAGCAGGAGGTCGGCTGGCTGCTGCGCATGCCCGGCCGTTTCATCAAGCGCGAGCTGCGCGAGCTGCACGAGAACGGCATCCGCGTGCGCCACCTCGGCCGGCTGGACCGGCTCTCGCGCTCGCTCCAGAAACAGGTGCGCGAGGCGGAGGCGCTGACGGCCGGCAACACACGGATGACCGTCTGCATCGCCTTCAACTACGGCGGCCGCGCCGAGATCGTGGACGCCGTGCGCGCCCTGGTCGCGGACGGCGTGCCGGCCGAGACGATCGACGAGGCCGCGATCGCCTCACGCCTCTACACCGCCGGCCTGCCCGACCCCGACCTGATCGTGCGCACCGCCGGCGAGATGCGCCTCTCCAACTTTTTGATGTGGCAGAGCGCCTACAGCGAGTACTACGTCTCCGACGCCTACTGGCCGGACTTCGACGAGCACGAGGTCGAGCGCGCCCTCGCCGCCTTCGGCGGCCGTGAGCGCCGCTTCGGCCGCGCCCCCGAGCAGGAAGCCGGCGAGCGCGCATGATCGCGCGGAGCGCGATGCGAGACAGGTGTCATCGCGGTCCGCGCGAGATTGAACGAAGGTAGCGGCGTGCTGCTGCCTCGCTTGCTCACCGCCGCCGTGGGCCTGCCCGTCGTCATCGCGCTGGTGCTGATCGGCGGCATACCCTTCGCCGTGGCGCTGGCACTCTTGCTCGCCGTCGGCGTGTTCGAGTTTTGCCACGCGGCCGGCTACGGCTCGCGCCGGCCGGAGGTCTGGCTCGGTGCGGCGCTGGCGGCCGCGCTCGTGCCGGCCGTGTACGGCAACACCGACCTGCGCGCCGGCATCCTCGCCGCAACCGCCATGCTCGCCTTGCTCGCGGCCGTGGCGCGGGCGGACGTGACGCCGGACCAGCGACCGCCGATCTGGCTGGTGCTGCCGGCGGCGATGCTCTGGATCGGCTGGCTGGGCGTGCACCTGCTGCTGGTGCGGCGGCTGGCGCAGGGCGGGCGCTGGCTGTTGTTGCTGCTGCTCGCCGTCTTCGCCACCGACACGGGCGCCTACGCCGTGGGACGGCTGCTGGGCCGGCACAAGCTGGCGCCGCGTGTCAGCCCGGCGAAGACGGTCGAAGGCGCGATCGGCGGCATGCTCTGCGCCGCCGGCGCCACCGTGGCCCTCAACTATCTGCTGGGCCTGCCGCACAAGCCGATACTGATCACGGCGCTGGGCGTGGCGATCGGCCTTGCCGCAGAGCTGGGCGACCTGGCCGAGTCGGCGGTGAAACGGCGGCTGGGTGTGAAGGATATGGGCCGCCTCTTCCCTGGCCACGGCGGCGTGCTCGACCGGCTGGACAGCATTCTCTTCGCGGGGGCGGTGCTATACTACATCGTGCGATGGGCGATTCTGTGACGGGCGTCGCAATCCTCGGCTGCACGGGCTCGATCGGGACGCAGTCACTGGATGTGCTCGGCGCCCTGCGCGATCGCTTCCGTGTCGTCGGCCTCGCCGCGGGCCGCAATCTCTCCCTCTTCCAGCAGCAGATCGATCAGTGGCAGCCCGCGCTCGTCGCCTGCGAGCGCGAAGGGGACCGCGCCGCGCTCGCAGCGGGTTCGGCGCACTGGGCCACGCTCGACGAGATCGCCACGCATCCGGATATCGCCATCGTGATCGTGGCCACGACCGGCAAGGTCGGCCTGGCGCCGGCGCTGGCGGCGCTGCGCGCGGGCAAGGCCGTGGCGCTGGCCAACAAAGAGGCGCTGATCATGGCCGGCGGGCTGCTGCAGGAGGCCGCGACGGCCGGCGGCGGCAGCCTGCGCCCGGTGGACAGCGAGCACAGCGCGATCTGGCAGTGCCTCTGGGGCGAGCGGCCCGAAGACGTGAGCCGGCTGATTCTCACGGCGTCGGGCGGCGCCTTCCGCGATCGCTCGCTGGACGAGCTGCGCACGGTGACGCCGGAGCAGGCGCTGCGCCACCCAACCTGGCAGATGGGGCGCAAGATCACGGTCGACTGCGCCACGCTATTCAACAAGGGACTCGAGGCGATCGAGGCGCGCTGGCTGTTCGACGTGCCGCTGGAGCGCGTGGCGATCGTCATGCACCGCGAGAGCATCGTGCATTCGCTGGTCGAGTTCAGCGATGGCGCGATGAAGGCGCAACTCGGCCTGCCCGACATGCGCCTGCCGATCCAGCTTGCCCTGACCTACCCGGAGCGGCTGCCGGTGCACGGCGCACAGGCGCTGGACCTGGCCGCGGCCGGCGCCCTGCACTTCGAGACGCTGGACATGAACCGGCTGCCCTGCCTGCGCCTGGCGCTCGAAGCGGGGCGGCGCGGCGGCGCCTACCCGGCGGTGCTGGCCGCCGCGGACGAGGTCGCGGTGGCCGCATTTCTCGCCGGCGAGATCGGCTTCACCGCGATCGCGGGCGTGATCGAAGAGACACTGAGCGCGCACCGTGGGGGCGCGGACGCGGATCTTGCCGCTATCCTCGAAGCGGACGCCTGGGCG includes:
- a CDS encoding L,D-transpeptidase — its product is MRQPGLRARIDRRRFLSSIPVFAGAGLALAASLRGARADDDPNDIITVPIPANIAPGEHWVDVNLSQQAACAMSGGEIVRVVLVTTGMPGWETPRGQFRILYRVADETMTSAGIGIPIDSPDGYDLDHVLWTQYFTNEGHALHDNYWRPLSVFGRTPTSHGCVGMVESDAHFMWSWVGVGDLVNIHA
- the dtd gene encoding D-aminoacyl-tRNA deacylase, yielding MRAVLQRVERASVEVDGREIAAIGPGMLVLLGVAAGDSEADAEWTARKLAEVRIFADAAGRFNRGVSEVGGAALVVSQFTLLGDTRHGRRPGFTAAAPPEIAAPLVERVAALLRERGVPAQTGMFGAKMRVSLVNDGPVTLIFDSRARESS
- a CDS encoding FmdB family zinc ribbon protein codes for the protein MPRYDYRCNVCGHQYEKREGFNAPSVQECPVCQGEARRVLTPPAIVFKGSGWYVTDSRKSGAGTDRGEPAAASSEAAKPAESGAPAASDSSSSSTSSAAPAAAAD
- the rpsB gene encoding 30S ribosomal protein S2; this encodes MPPQISMKQLLEAGVHFGHQTRRWDPRMRRFIFTERNGIHILDLQQTVTRLNTAYDFVRDLVAGGGTLLFVGTKKQAQEAIETEAKRCHMPYVNNRWLGGTLTNFQTIQSRIDHLVRLEEAKARGEFDRLPKKEIGQLDEEIERLNRHFGGVKEMTRLPVALFIVDTPKEHIAITEAVRLGVPIVAMCDTNSNPDVIDYPIPSNDDAIRAVKLITGRLADAALEGAQAREYAEQEGLSANLEGMDVSATFSASPDEEPPAPADAAGEEEAQSAETES
- a CDS encoding elongation factor Ts → MAVSPDMVKKLRDESGAGVMACKKALEKAEAEGLSGDAQWKRATLILEEEGAEKMARRQDREASQGLIEAYVHGGRIGVLVELNCETDFVARNEAFRTLAHDVALQIASMNPQYLDANEIPAGEEGKPEELALLSQPFIRDSGRTIADLVAEVSRTTGEVVRVRRFQRYELGQ
- the pyrH gene encoding UMP kinase, which encodes MPGPAYRRIVLKLSGEALRGDAAYGIDNDVLHLIARQIQNAAMLATEIAIVVGGGNIWRGAAASEAGMERATADYAGMLATVINALALQSELEKIGLVVRTQTAINIAQVAEPYIYRRAIRHLEKGRIVIFAAGTGNPYMSTDTAAALRAVEIGAEVLLMAKNRVDGVYDADPSKVPGARKFQRVSYSEALARRLAVMDSTALALCMENDLPIIVFDLAAEHSIERAVAGEQIGTFVGGKETVLVEGSSVA
- the frr gene encoding ribosome recycling factor is translated as MIQDVMATAKDHMNKTVEATRRELASIRSGRASPGLVEHVRVELHGVPTPITHMATVNAPEARLLTIQPWDRSTLGLIEKAILKSDLGLNPSNDGAMIRLPIPPLNEQRRKELVKMVHARVEEGRVAVRNIRRDASDGIKKLERNKEISADEARRVQDQLQKLTDGSVGEVDKLGQQKEQELMEV
- the uppS gene encoding polyprenyl diphosphate synthase, which translates into the protein MPRPGAPAPRHVAIIMDGNGRWAKQRGLSRKAGHDAGAENLRRVIRHMAEAGVECLTLYAFSTENWSRPKQEVGWLLRMPGRFIKRELRELHENGIRVRHLGRLDRLSRSLQKQVREAEALTAGNTRMTVCIAFNYGGRAEIVDAVRALVADGVPAETIDEAAIASRLYTAGLPDPDLIVRTAGEMRLSNFLMWQSAYSEYYVSDAYWPDFDEHEVERALAAFGGRERRFGRAPEQEAGERA
- a CDS encoding phosphatidate cytidylyltransferase gives rise to the protein MLLPRLLTAAVGLPVVIALVLIGGIPFAVALALLLAVGVFEFCHAAGYGSRRPEVWLGAALAAALVPAVYGNTDLRAGILAATAMLALLAAVARADVTPDQRPPIWLVLPAAMLWIGWLGVHLLLVRRLAQGGRWLLLLLLAVFATDTGAYAVGRLLGRHKLAPRVSPAKTVEGAIGGMLCAAGATVALNYLLGLPHKPILITALGVAIGLAAELGDLAESAVKRRLGVKDMGRLFPGHGGVLDRLDSILFAGAVLYYIVRWAIL
- the dxr gene encoding 1-deoxy-D-xylulose-5-phosphate reductoisomerase, which encodes MTGVAILGCTGSIGTQSLDVLGALRDRFRVVGLAAGRNLSLFQQQIDQWQPALVACEREGDRAALAAGSAHWATLDEIATHPDIAIVIVATTGKVGLAPALAALRAGKAVALANKEALIMAGGLLQEAATAGGGSLRPVDSEHSAIWQCLWGERPEDVSRLILTASGGAFRDRSLDELRTVTPEQALRHPTWQMGRKITVDCATLFNKGLEAIEARWLFDVPLERVAIVMHRESIVHSLVEFSDGAMKAQLGLPDMRLPIQLALTYPERLPVHGAQALDLAAAGALHFETLDMNRLPCLRLALEAGRRGGAYPAVLAAADEVAVAAFLAGEIGFTAIAGVIEETLSAHRGGADADLAAILEADAWAREHAGRRIRVHAEAEPAASRSPAR